A single region of the Anguilla rostrata isolate EN2019 chromosome 11, ASM1855537v3, whole genome shotgun sequence genome encodes:
- the asb8 gene encoding ankyrin repeat and SOCS box protein 8, translated as MSSTMWYIMQSIQSKYSLSERLIRTIAFIRSFPHDNVEDLIRRGADVNRMHGTLKPLHCACMVADVDCVELLLEKGAEVNAVDGYNRTALHYAAEKDESCVELLLEYGALPDALDGNKDTPLHWAAFKDNPECARALLEGGARPDARDYNSDTPLSWAAMKGNLESVRVLLEFGAQAHVTNLKGQTPVSRLAALLGRGLGGEREEECLRLLCRAAGRPAPPELARDPQLLARLGAEATRPPSLRSLARRAVRGGLGARFLPDAVKELPLPESVQEYVLLRH; from the exons ATGAGTTCTACTATGTGGTACATAATGCAGAGCATTCAGAGTAAATACTCGCTGTCTGAGCGGCTGATTCGCACCATCGCCTTCATCCGCTCTTTCCCGCACGACAATGTGGAGGATCTCATACGCAGG GGCGCGGATGTTAACCGGATGCACGGCACGCTGAAGCCGCTGCACTGCGCCTGCATGGTGGCCGATGTGGACTgtgtggagctgctgctggagaagGGGGCAGAG gTGAACGCGGTGGACGGCTACAACCGCACGGCGCTGCACTACGCGGCCGAGAAGGACGAGAGCTGCGTGGAGCTCCTGCTGGAGTACGGGGCGCTCCCGGACGCCCTGGACGGGAACAAGGACACGCCGCTGCACTGGGCCGCCTTCAAGGACAACCCCGAGTGCGCGCGCGCCCTGCTAGAGGGCGGGGCCCGGCCCGACGCCCGCGACTACAACAGCGACACGCCGCTGAGCTGGGCGGCCATGAAGGGCAACCTGGAGAGCGTGCGCGTGCTGCTGGAGTTCGGCGCGCAGGCGCACGTGACCAACCTGAAGGGGCAGACGCCCGTGTCGCGGCTGGCCGCGCtgctggggcggggcctgggcggCGAGCGCGAGGAGGAGTGCCTGCGGCTGCTGTGCCGGGCGGCGGGGAGGCCCGCCCCCCCGGAGCTGGCCCGGGACCCCCAGCTGCTGGCCCGCCTGGGCGCCGAGGCCACGCGCCCCCCCTCGCTGCGCTCGCTGGCCCGCCGCGCCGTCCGGGGGGGCCTGGGCGCCCGCTTCCTGCCCGACGCCGTCAAGGAGCTGCCCCTGCCCGAATCGGTGCAGGAGTACGTCCTGCTGAGGCActga